The following DNA comes from Castanea sativa cultivar Marrone di Chiusa Pesio chromosome 10, ASM4071231v1.
GAAAAGATTTGGGACTTGATGAGAATAAAGGGTAGTTTTCATTCTGAAGCAAGTTAGCGTTGGAGCAACCACCAAGAATGGTGGTCTAGTGGTCTTGGCGCGAATGCAAGAGTGCAGCGCTGTTTGAGGTCCCATGTTCGAACCCAACGGGCAGAGAACGTGGAAATTTCCTCCTGCAGTTAATTAGCCCAAAGGTACTAATCTCATGGTAAAAGATCTGTTATCACCCTAGACAGCAGTAATTGTAGTTAAATCCAATATTTTCTAACGGGTGAGTACCCCATAGTCACGTCCATGGAATCTACCACAATAATTGCCCCTCTCACCCATTATgttcattccaaaaaaaaaaaatgttagcgTTAAGGCACAAGGCTGGCAAAAGTCCCGCGTATGTATTTGATTACAAATCACTTACAAACGTATCAATTTTCGTTCGGTTAACAAATCAAATAGGCCAAGGCCCACTAGCCCATTTACCGAACGAATCAGGCTCAGATTATAGGCAAGGCCTGTGCAAGGAAGTTATCAGATTGACTTAAAATGGGCCCATAAAGTTTGACCCCTAGCCAAGTCAACATACAACAATAGCATGATTGGAGGCCCACACAGAAGCCCAAAATAAAGGAGGGATAATCAACATAAGTTATGGATGTcgtaaacaaatttaaaaacaatgaaCTAGCCCAGACCTTCCAGGCCCAGTAGCAGTCAACAAAAAGGAGCGTCAGCTAATCCAATATTGAggttatttttccctttttagattttaatggTAATAGTATGTAATCCTTGCTTAAACatctagagatacaaactattttataaaaaaaatttacaaactactAATGTGATATTAATGGTAGACCTAGATGAAAACCTATAAAAGGTTAGTCAcattaacattttataaaaatattgtaaaatagtttatgactgtagcattactcaacCTTGCTTATGCATGGAAATGATGAATTGTAGTAATGCTAGCTtgagttattaaacatataggacATTAGTTTGaccaaaacatttgaaagtACTAAATGGTTTTTTCTATAGATTGGTTATGCCAAGTTTCCTAAAACCACCGCTATATGCCACCTATTATGGCAATTTTGGCTACTGCTGCAATAAATATGGTCTATATCGGCAGTTTGTACGTTTAAAGGGCCGCTTTAGAAAGATGTACAAATTGCGGTGGTTTGAAAACGCTGATCTtggtcttatttttttgttaatttttttttatataaaagtaattaaaaaaaaacagtagGGCTCATTACAGTGATTCAAAAGTGACGCAATAGCttcaaaattgagaaaattttaaagtacaaaacagaaaaaacaGTAGGGCTTATTACAGCGGTTCATTAATTAGCTTATTATTCTTTTCTTAAAGTATGCACCATTGGCATCTCGTGTGTTCTCTCATTAAGCAAAGTATATtcgccttttcttttcttcctcctctctttctctttttcgaAGGCAAGGTTCTAGTTCCTTTGCTTTATTATGGTAAAGAAAAAGCTAAATTCTTGAACGATAGATGACAAAGAAACCGTCCTAGCCACGGCTCATTCCTGTTGAAGCAGTTCGTTACACACTAACTGATCAAGGTGAAGcctaataacaacaacaataaaaagcAGCTTAGAATGTTACTTTAGAAAGTAACTAGACATTGATTGTAGTTGTTGTATGTTCTAGATATTTATTACTTTTCTATTTCCTTGTTTTCTGCCATTATTCATCGTGGCAGTAACGGATATTAGGTAAAGGTTATAACCATCCTCATTTTGGTTGTGATTCTCAGTGGTGTATCATGAGGTTTTTCATCCTCATTAGGTAACGGCTATAGCCATAGATTTGAAATACTATCTAACtataaatgataataaaaaacatgttccctctttctctttttcacgGCAAGGTTCTAGTGGATTGAAACACACAGGAGGTtctataaaaattcaaaaatcctaagaagcaaattaaaaataataataataataaagctaGTCCAATATAAATTAAATCTCAGTTAATTCATATTCAATTTGGAACAAACTAAATTTACAATTCTACTGTGAAGAATATTATTGAGAATTTCTTGTCATGCATATTATGAAAGacattattatttaaattttttctggTGATGTGCAATAATTCAGTCTTTTGAGCATCGTCTTGATGTTAAAGAGATGGATATTACTCTTTATAAAGCTGGTTTGGATTTTCCATAAAACTAGAGTAGTCTAATATTTACATGTCTTCTCTCAATTTTCGAATTGGCAGCCTTGTGCATGCGCATAACATTGTGAACTTAATTGTTTtaatgttgattttcttttgcttgtcatattaattaataaggttttttttttttttttttttttgctttctttaattaattaattaaagagaaatttattaCTACTAAAGAAAAGAACATTAGGGGCCTTTGCCATCTAGATCCGCGAAACACGCGGTACCAAGTTCTCCGCATGAAGCATGGAATAATtatccacttttcttttttcttctctctcctgtGGCAACATCATAGGCCTCTGTTGATGGTATAAAAATGATAGACATTTGCGGTACTGTGAGCTCCACAACCATCTCTTTTGCATGAATAGAAGTTTGTCCTCCAAGATGACTTCAACTTTAGTCCCTAGCAATAGTCATAGAACCGAAGAAGATTTATACAGAGAAATCAAGTCAGGTCAATGGGATTTCGTTGTTAATGATTAGGAGACAAATTTTAGATGGGTTCACAGTGCTGGGTTGATCAAGATGTTAGGTGGAACGGTATTGCATTTAGCTGTCTCTGACGGCGCAGAAAATATTGTTGACAAACttgtaaaaataatttgtagGAAAGGGATGAAtgctctaaaaataaaaaacaagcaAGGAAATACCCCTTTGCATGTGGCAGCATCAACAGGGAGTCTGCGGATGTGTATCTGCATTGCTGAAGCTAATCCGTCATTGGGGAATGAACGTAACAAGGAGGGTGAGAGCCCTCTCTTCTTGGCCGCTCTTCTTGGTAGAACAGACATCTTCCTTTGCCTCAGTTACATCTGTGAAAGCAAGCTAGACAACTCCTACTGTAGAAAAAATAGTGGTGAGACTATTCTACACTGTGCCATCGAGAGGGAGTGCTGGGGTGAgcatttttatttgttgaaagtCACTTTACCAAACAAGTAACTTACGAACTAATGTTGAACTctaggaaaaaatttatttcatgttATTATGTCTCCAATAATTTGATAGCAGATgattatatgaaaataatagatTTTACAGTACACTGGTGAAATCGGCTGGCTGCTAATTATTCATCGAAAAAAATATTGTCTGCTAATTGAATACTGCAAAAGAAGATTTTAAACGTTTTTGTTGACAGATCTGGCATATCAGATACTTTACCAAGAACgtcaccaacaacaacaacttgcTACCTTTATGGACGAGAGAGGAATGTCGCCTCTCCTTCTCTTAGCAGATAAGCCTTCCGCCTTCAAAAGTGGTTGCCGCCTTGGATGGTGGAGCAgcataatttattattgtaagTGTCACTAAATTTTCAAGCCGCAAACATAATTATTTTGTTAGTGGTTGAAATCGGAGTTGCACATACATTACTCGAGCTAGGGGCAACAAGCACGCCAAACAATTTCTTGAGTCTTGACATTAATGTACTTTATTTCTATTTGTTAATATTGACTCATAAACATCTCTTTCATCAAAGGATACTTTGATTTATACCTGTTGTACAACATAACTTGCCAGTATCCTCTTTTGTTATTTGGTAGGTATAGCGGTTAATGTGCCCAAAACAATCGACCCGAGAAGATTGATTAAAAGATGCACACAAGAAGAAAAGACACACAAATTCATTCAATCTCTGTGGGCTATGATTCGAGTTGGTAAGTGTAATGAATATTTACGTTAAAGTTAACTTATTGCTgctaacaaaaaaacaaaacattaggATTAATTAACTTATCTTAAATGCATTacaaatcttcttcttcttcttttttgagaaacaaaaggCATTACAAAATTAATGATAGAACACAAATCATTAAATCAtggcaactttttttttgaggaagaaacCTGCTTACtgcttttatttcatagtaatAATATCTTTAGAAACACAATCAATGAGATCAGACGATAGAAcacaaatcaataaatcatggcaacttttttttttttttttttttgaggaagaaacCTGCTTACtgcttttatttcatagtagtAATATCTTTAGAAACGCAATCAATGAGATCAGGAAAAACAAGTTCAATCCAAACTAACAAATGAAAggaatttctctctctctctctctctctctctctctctctctctctctctctctctctctctctctctctctctctctctctctctctctctctctctctctctctctctctctctctctctctctgctaaGGTATGTGCAAGAGCATTACCTTGTTAGAGagtatttgagaaaaaaaaaaaaaaaaagctctgaAAAGAGCGAGCATAAGACAAAATGTCTTCTATAATATGACCAAAAGAAGATTGCAGAAAATTTTGATGCCATAtggcatttattgaaatttccGAATCTCCCTCAAAATTGGATCTGCAAAAGCTGAGTTCTTGAACAAATAGCACCGCCCTTCTAGCTGCCAAAGTCTCCAATAAAACTACTGAAGATGGCATGGGGATCTTCTCGGCCAAGGCCGCCATGACTTCCCCTTGAGAGTTTCACACTACTACACCAATACCCGCTCCATGTAAATCTTCAAACATCGCCCCATCAAAATTTGTCTTCAGCTCATCATGATTAGGAGGTTTCCAGGTAGGCTTGATAGCCCGAACTGGTTTAGGAGGGAGTTGCAAAGCTACTTGAAATTCTTGAAGTAGAGTAACAGCATGGTTTGAAAGATTAACCATAGGCAGCATTTTCTCCCTAACTCTGACTTTGTTTCTTCGGTTCCAAACCTCCcagtgttagagatatattagcccattagcataagcctaagtctaattctactttgtgtgcaagccaagtttcctacttgtactagaagtctattagtttagggtttagtctactatatatacacatgttatggttcattgtaacacaagatttgttctacactttaatatattattgatgtagccctttagggtttcctccgtggatgtaggtcgttaggctgaaccacgtaatcttcttgtgttattgtgttctatactttatgctttcgcttccgcatccataatagcatattcaacatggtgtatcattgctaatatttaacatggtatcaaagttgccttcctatggccatggttttctgtccttacggtgtattaagagcaatctttgtcttcctcggtgtttcttcgttgcgttcatcttctttggttttccatTGCTGCCGTCAAAATTCTCCGGTATAGTTATGTCACTGTTAGAAGTCGCATCAAAACTGCAAGACCATTGTCTTTCTCAAGCCAccgtcacagagccaaacttcattcaagggatcttttcaacctaatcaaatctcaagatttcatcaagtttctatcttgagtttgagagggggtgttagagatatattagcccattagcataagcccaagcctaattctactttgtgtgcaagccaagtttcctacttgtactagaagtctattagtttagggtttagtctactatatatacacatgttatggttcattgtaacacaggatttgttctacactttaatatattattgatgtagccctttagggtttcctccgtggatgtaggccgttaggctgaaccatgtaatcttcttgtgttattgtgttctatactttatgctttcgcttccgcatccataatagcatattcaacatggtgtatcaatgctaatatttaacaccCAGCACGTCATAGCAAAAACGCAGAGATTACGATGCTTATCTCGGACAAGATCAATCAACTCCATGAAGGAATTCAGTCTAGAGCCATCTGAATGCAAACTTGAATATTTTTTCTGCCACATGCCCAGATGTTCATCACAGCCCCATAAAGCGTGGAAAATTGTCTCAGGTTCCCTTTGACATAAACTGTAGGTGGAATCTTGGACAATCTTCCTCTTACACTAGTTGAATTTAGTGGGAAGAGAATCAGTACATGCTCTCCATAAAACCTTAGTTGGAATTTTAAGTTTCCACAACTTGGGCCAAAAACTCTTCGAAAGGCCAGAGTTAGAGCCTGTATTATTGGCATGATCATCCTCTTCACATGCAGTCCTGTAActtgttttaacaaaataagaaCCATTAGTGCACATAGGCCAATATAGAACATCATAATGTGGCTGTATGGTAGGGGAATGgacttaatttctttttgcttCAATAGTGTGGAACAGACTATCAATCAAAGCCAAATTCCAAGAACCAGTATCCACATCAATCATCTTAGATCCAGTAGAATTCTCGGCCAGAACAGACATTGGAGATGTGACTCTCCCCTTTCCATCACCTAGTAGCCAATTATCTTTGTAAATTCGTGTTGAACAACCATTGCCAATCCTCCATTTAGCACCATTGACAATGATTTTCCTTGCCTTCACAATACTTTTCCAAACATAAGATCCTAAACTAGCCTTAGCTtcaaaaatagagttttgaggaaAATACTTTGCCTTAAAAACCTTATAAAATAAAGACTTAGTATCATGCACTAGTGTCCAAACCTGTTTTGCAAGCATAGCTTCATTAAATTTTGCCAACTCTCTAAAGCCCAACCCGCCTTCAGCCTTTGATTTACACAATGATTCCCAACttttccaatgaattttcctCCTATCTCTCCTTTGTTTCCACCAAAATTTACGTATCGTATTCTTGATATCTCTACAAAGATCGAGTGTTAGCTTAAAACAGCTTATGGCAAAGCTGGGAATAGCCTGAACAACCGATTTTAAAAGTACCTCCCTACTAGATTGTGACAGTAGCTTCTCTTTCCAACCCTGTATTTTATTCCACACCTGCTCTTTAATACAGTTCAAACTAGTTCACTTCTTTTTACTCACCACCGCCAAGAGacctagatatttctcattttctttgatttctagAACACCAAGGAACTCTTTGATAGCATCTTTAGAAGCTGTAGaaacaaattttctaaaaaagagaTTCGTCTTCTGTCGATTTATTTGCTGACCCGAAGCTAGCTCAAATTGATTAAGAATTTCTTGAATGGTTCAAATATCACTCGTAGATGCCCGGCAAAAGAGCAAGCTATTATCAGCAAAGAAAATATGTGAAACTTTTGAACCATTTTTGCATAAAGAAAATCCTGGGATGTAGCCATTAGTGACTGCCTTCTGAATCAACCCATTTAAACCTTCCAAGCAAAGAAGGAGTAGGTAAGGTGAGAGAGGATCACCTTGTCTGATACCTCGAGTAGGCTTAATATTTCCTTTAGGTTCACCTTTGATCAAGATGGAATAAGATACTAAGCAAATGCACTCCATAATCAGACATACTCATTTCTCATGAAAACCCACTTTAACCATCAACTATGCTAGAAATTTTCATTCCACATGATTGTAGGCTTTGCTCATATCCATTTTAAGCATAACAAAATAAGTTGAAATGCAGTTTGAGACTCATAGATAATATCAGGTAAAATAAGTTTAAGCCTGTTTGCCAATACTTTAGATACCAAGttataaattatattgcatGCAATGGGCCTATACTCAGTAACTTTATCCAGGCTTTTAACTTTGGGGATAAGACTGATAAAAATATGGTTGATTGTAGGAAGAATTGTACCTGAATTTAGGCAAGCCAAAACTACTTTTGAAACATCATCCCCAATCTCACTCCAATAATGCTGATAAAAAATAGGAAGCATACCATCCAGACCCAACACTTTTAAGGGAGCCATttgcttcaaaaaaatttccactGCTTGTCTAGAAAAGTCTCTAATTAGCTTAGAATTCATCTCATCAGTAACTACTCTTTGGGTGGCTTCCAAAACAACATCCATTTGGGTCAGATTTCAAGTGGTGAAGAGGTCTTGATAGTAATGACCAAAAAGGTCTACAATCTGGTCATCCCCTTCACACTAGACCCCATCTATATTCTTCAGTGCCTTTATTTGATTATGTCGAAATCTTTGCAAAGCACGAATATGGAAATAGCAAGAATTCTTATCTCCATATTTTAGCCAAGCTATTCTAGACTGCTGCTGCCATAATTTCACCTCTTGAGCTAGAAGAGTTCTAATCTCATCTTTTAATCTATAAACAATGTCAAGCCCACCTCCATTTACTGCTATTGTTAGCCAGCTTCAAAGCACTTTGTTTGTCCACCAAACTTCGCATAATATTTCCAAACAAAACTCTACTCCACCAACACAACTTAGTTTGACATTGTTTTAATTTCTCTTCAACCACTACCATAGGTAAATCCGATACCCCACTCCTCTAAGCAAACCTCACTGTTTCATGACAACCTTCTTCACCAAGCCATACTTGTTCAAAATGCCAAGGCTTTTGATGTCGCACTAGAATGCCCTCTAGATGAATAACAATAGGCTTTTGATCCAAAGTACCACACTCTAAATGAACCACCTTTGTTGCAGGAAAAGAGGAAATCCACTCATCATTTGCCATTGCCCTGATCAAGTCTCTCCCAGATAATGATACCCCCTGCAACCTATTTCCACCAAGTAAACTTATTCCCTAAAAACTCTAAATCAATCGGTCCACATTCATCCACCACATCCCTAAAATCTTGCATTTGTTTCTcatgagattttaaaattttattaaagtcCCCTACACAGAGCCAAGGGAGAGCAAAATTTCGACTTAAACTTCTTAGTAAATCCCAGGATTCTTGATGTTTATGCATTTCAGGAGTTCCATAGAAGCTTGAAAATATCCAAGAATTATCTTGACCATCATTTATAAGCGCATTAATATGGTTAAGTGATGAGCCCACCACTGTCATATCCACATCTTCCCTCCAAAGTAACATTAGACCTCCCCCACGATTATCACTCCACATGTagtgattatttttttgtttcaattttctcAACACACCCGCTAGCCTTGCTTCAATCAACCATGTCTCAACTAAAAACACAATTGTAGGATCTTGTGCCCTTATTAAATCACTAAGCTCACGGATTGTCTATTGGTTCACGAGCCCACAACAATTCCAACGGAAAAGACTTTTTGGTCCTAGTGGGGTTGAGAAACAACCGCCGCCAATATATTAGAATTTTCTCTAATCCCAAGAGAAACCAATCTTTTTTTACTCAGAAACTCAAGGCAATTTTCATCAACCGAAACCTAACGCTTACGACCTGAGACGGATGCACCAATACTCTTCTCAGTTAAATCCATTTGAACCAGTCGCTTCCATGATGGCCCTAAACCTTGAGAGTTCTTGATTTTTAACTTACTTCTTTTGGAGATATCAGTCAATGCTACCAGAGGAATATCGAGGTCCGTAGGGCTTGAGCTAGGACCCTTACCATCAACCAAAGGAGATGGAATAGTGTACACATGACCAGGTGGGTAAGGTTTAATAGGAAAAAAGTCATGTTTTGGAATAAATTCTTTCGCAATAAATTTACCTTCCAAAGAGTCATAATCATGTAGGCCTTTATCACTTTCTTGAAAATTACTTTCAAACGTATCGTACAAACCTCTGTCCTCCTCTAAACCCGGTGGTACATCAAAGCTGACTTGGTTGGACTTTTCCAGCATTGAATGAGGGTCAGTAATCCGCTCAGAAAATCTTTCAATATGAGGAGTTACCTTATTTGGATGCTGAAATTTAGCGGATGCAAAAACCAATGGATTCTATAACAGATATTCCATAACTGACttatttgaattgaaattaaTAGGCACATTAATTCCCCTGCAGAAATCTCGGCTTCCATATCAATGCTAATGTCACGACCCACTCTCAtgtgcatg
Coding sequences within:
- the LOC142612501 gene encoding uncharacterized protein LOC142612501, whose translation is MANDEWISSFPATKVVHLECGTLDQKPIVIHLEGILVRHQKPWHFEQVWLGEEGCHETVSWLTIAVNGGGLDIVYRLKDEIRTLLAQEVKLWQQQSRIAWLKYGDKNSCYFHIRALQRFRHNQIKALKNIDGV